From Alteromonas sp. RKMC-009, one genomic window encodes:
- the dnaB gene encoding replicative DNA helicase has product MKAVSTSKDKNVEKLKVPPHSIEAEQAVLGSMLIDRESWDKVAELVTDADFYNHSHQVIFKVILKLLGESQPVDLITVSEALEHRNELEDAGGFAYLAELAKNTPSSANVTSYAKIVSERAITRELIGVAHEIAEVGYNPEGRDSADILDMAESKVFEIAEKRTGENEGPRDVDSVLDKTIKRLESLIETSKEVTGVTTGFSDLDKKTSGLQPSDLIIVAARPSMGKTTFAMNLCENAMMAETKPVLVFSLEMPSEQIMMRMLASLSRVDQTRIRTAQLDDQEWARVSNTMAMLKDKDNLFIDDSSGLTPMDVRSRARKLARERGGISLIMVDYLQLMRVPSLSDNRTLEIAEISRSLKALAKELEVPVVALSQLNRSLEQRADKRPVNSDLRESGSIEQDADLIMFIYRDEVYHENSEYKGIAEIIIGKQRNGPIGTSRLTFQGQFSRFDNYAGPAFDDEY; this is encoded by the coding sequence GTGAAAGCTGTTTCCACCTCAAAAGACAAAAATGTCGAAAAGCTGAAAGTACCGCCGCACAGCATCGAAGCTGAACAAGCGGTGCTGGGCAGTATGCTTATCGATCGTGAGAGCTGGGATAAAGTCGCAGAGCTGGTTACAGACGCAGATTTTTATAATCATTCCCACCAGGTCATATTCAAAGTTATTCTGAAATTGCTGGGCGAAAGTCAGCCTGTGGATTTGATCACTGTTTCAGAAGCCCTGGAACACCGCAATGAGTTAGAAGACGCCGGTGGTTTCGCTTACCTGGCTGAGCTTGCCAAAAATACCCCCAGTTCTGCCAACGTGACGTCCTATGCGAAAATTGTCAGTGAACGGGCAATTACCCGGGAGCTTATTGGTGTAGCCCACGAAATTGCAGAAGTGGGATACAACCCGGAAGGCCGGGACAGTGCTGATATTCTCGACATGGCCGAGAGTAAAGTATTTGAGATCGCCGAGAAGCGTACCGGTGAAAATGAAGGTCCCCGTGACGTCGACTCCGTACTGGATAAGACCATCAAACGGCTTGAGTCGCTGATTGAAACCAGTAAAGAAGTAACCGGGGTAACCACAGGTTTCAGTGATCTGGATAAGAAGACCAGTGGATTACAGCCCTCCGACTTAATCATTGTCGCGGCCCGTCCTTCGATGGGTAAAACCACATTTGCCATGAACTTATGTGAAAACGCTATGATGGCTGAAACAAAACCTGTACTGGTTTTCAGTCTTGAGATGCCGTCGGAACAAATCATGATGCGTATGCTCGCATCACTCAGCCGTGTCGACCAAACCCGTATCCGTACTGCGCAGCTGGACGATCAGGAGTGGGCCAGGGTATCCAATACAATGGCTATGCTGAAAGACAAAGATAACCTGTTTATTGATGACTCCTCCGGTCTGACACCCATGGACGTGCGTTCCCGTGCCCGTAAGCTGGCCAGAGAGCGCGGGGGGATCAGTCTGATCATGGTGGATTACCTTCAGCTTATGCGTGTACCTTCATTAAGTGATAACCGTACGTTGGAGATTGCTGAAATCTCCCGCTCACTGAAAGCGCTGGCAAAAGAACTGGAAGTGCCTGTTGTGGCGCTGTCACAGCTGAACCGTAGTTTGGAGCAGCGTGCTGATAAGCGGCCGGTGAACTCTGACTTGCGTGAATCCGGTTCAATCGAGCAGGATGCCGACTTAATCATGTTTATTTACCGTGATGAGGTGTATCACGAGAACAGTGAGTATAAAGGTATTGCTGAGATCATCATCGGTAAGCAAAGGAACGGTCCAATCGGAACCAGCCGGTTAACCTTCCAGGGACAGTTCTCCCGTTTTGATAACTATGCCGGTCCGGCATTTGATGACGAGTATTAA
- a CDS encoding OmpA family protein: MNKTFKFTALAFAVAASANVAAQEDGKPFDSWLGLHGMYYNTEETKPAPDLMDDGFGFGFEYGWRFDESWAVRGEYTVLDMDYQQVLGSKDSISGHMFGVDALYFLPDDLWYVFGGVKRQLLDENYNLANVGIGKHWDINDDVKLTTEIAAYRDFDDSYYDYSVKVGLAFPFGQSKTSSYSKPAPVVDGDSDNDGVLNSMDQCPNTPAGTQVDSKGCAVIADSDKDGVADGKDLCPDTPMNDKVDSDGCTVFDKEEVTHNLRVLFANESAEVAEPHSADIEDFVAFFKRYGKTEAVIEGHASAPGTESYNMELSERRAEAFKNVLVNEYGIDASRLSTKGFGESELLMEGSSAEANRVNRRISIRVTAIVEVPEKR, encoded by the coding sequence ATGAACAAAACTTTTAAATTTACTGCTCTTGCTTTTGCTGTTGCAGCATCTGCGAACGTAGCGGCTCAGGAAGACGGCAAGCCATTTGACAGCTGGTTAGGGCTGCATGGCATGTATTACAACACGGAAGAAACTAAGCCAGCACCGGATCTGATGGACGACGGTTTTGGTTTCGGTTTTGAATACGGCTGGCGTTTCGACGAGAGCTGGGCTGTGCGTGGTGAATATACTGTTCTGGATATGGACTACCAACAAGTGCTGGGTTCAAAAGACAGCATCTCTGGTCACATGTTCGGTGTTGACGCTTTATACTTCCTGCCAGATGACCTGTGGTACGTATTCGGTGGTGTTAAGCGCCAGCTGTTAGACGAAAACTACAACCTTGCCAATGTTGGTATTGGTAAACACTGGGACATCAATGACGACGTTAAGCTGACAACTGAAATCGCTGCTTACCGTGATTTTGATGATTCATACTACGATTACAGTGTAAAAGTAGGTCTGGCATTCCCGTTTGGCCAGTCTAAAACTTCAAGCTACAGCAAGCCAGCGCCTGTTGTAGACGGCGACAGCGACAATGACGGCGTACTGAACAGCATGGACCAGTGCCCTAACACGCCTGCCGGTACGCAAGTTGATTCTAAAGGTTGTGCTGTTATCGCGGACAGCGATAAAGACGGCGTAGCAGATGGTAAAGATCTGTGCCCTGACACACCAATGAACGACAAAGTTGATTCTGACGGTTGTACTGTATTTGATAAAGAAGAAGTTACGCACAACCTGCGTGTACTGTTCGCAAACGAAAGTGCTGAAGTTGCAGAACCTCACTCTGCTGACATCGAAGACTTCGTTGCTTTCTTCAAGCGCTACGGTAAAACTGAAGCGGTAATCGAAGGCCACGCATCTGCACCAGGTACCGAAAGCTATAACATGGAGCTGTCTGAGCGTCGTGCTGAAGCATTCAAAAATGTACTGGTTAACGAATATGGTATCGATGCATCACGTCTGAGCACTAAAGGTTTCGGTGAATCAGAACTGCTGATGGAAGGTAGCTCTGCAGAAGCTAACCGTGTAAACCGTCGTATCTCTATTCGCGTAACAGCGATTGTTGAAGTACCTGAAAAGCGTTAA
- a CDS encoding secondary thiamine-phosphate synthase enzyme YjbQ: MTSNWHQQEFSLPAFRRGFHLITSHVERALPELHNVKIGQLHLWLQHTSASLTINENADPSVRSDLEAWFKHTVQESTAYFTHTYEGSDDMPAHIKSSLLGCEVTIPVKNGELQLGTWQGIILGEHRNSGGNRRIIATLQGIWR; this comes from the coding sequence TTGACAAGTAACTGGCATCAGCAGGAATTCTCTCTCCCCGCTTTCAGGCGGGGTTTTCATTTAATCACCTCCCACGTAGAGCGCGCCCTGCCTGAACTTCACAATGTAAAGATTGGGCAATTGCACCTCTGGCTACAGCACACCAGTGCTAGTCTGACTATTAATGAAAATGCAGATCCGTCGGTAAGAAGTGATCTGGAAGCGTGGTTTAAGCATACTGTACAGGAAAGCACGGCATATTTTACACATACCTATGAAGGAAGTGATGATATGCCCGCACACATTAAGTCCAGTTTATTAGGATGTGAGGTAACAATTCCCGTTAAAAACGGGGAGTTACAACTTGGCACCTGGCAAGGCATAATTTTAGGCGAACATCGCAATTCTGGTGGCAACCGGCGCATCATAGCCACTTTGCAAGGAATTTGGCGATAA
- a CDS encoding chemotaxis protein CheX, with protein MNVEFVNPFINGLLNVMETMAQTTLKPGKPKRKQSDVAQGDVSGLIGMVGPQVKGSMSITFDEGLALTIMERMVGERPEKLDAEVGDMVGEVTNMICGNAKRDLAEKGFDFGMATPIVVSGKQHTISHQVDGAKLIMPFMCDAGLAHMEICFDK; from the coding sequence ATGAATGTTGAGTTTGTTAATCCTTTCATCAATGGTTTACTGAATGTCATGGAAACCATGGCACAAACCACGTTAAAGCCCGGAAAACCCAAGAGAAAACAAAGTGATGTTGCTCAGGGCGACGTTTCAGGATTAATTGGCATGGTGGGCCCGCAGGTAAAAGGGTCAATGTCGATTACGTTTGATGAAGGTCTCGCGCTGACCATTATGGAGCGTATGGTGGGCGAACGTCCGGAGAAACTGGATGCGGAAGTGGGCGACATGGTGGGTGAAGTAACCAACATGATTTGCGGCAACGCAAAACGGGATCTTGCTGAAAAGGGCTTTGATTTTGGTATGGCTACGCCTATCGTTGTATCCGGAAAGCAACACACCATCAGTCATCAGGTAGATGGTGCAAAGCTCATTATGCCATTTATGTGTGATGCGGGTCTGGCGCATATGGAAATCTGCTTTGACAAGTAA
- a CDS encoding transcriptional repressor produces MNSTTLINKARAYCEQRGARFTPLREKVYEILLGKHGPMGAYELLDALKETESSAKPATVYRALDFLLEFGFIHRLESTNAFVACHHFGCHHPVQFLICDSCGDVAEIQSEGLQETLDSQAKQHGFKVSKQTIEAHGLCADCQDAESAELEEKNHEC; encoded by the coding sequence ATGAATAGTACTACCCTCATTAATAAAGCCCGTGCCTATTGTGAACAACGGGGAGCAAGATTCACCCCTCTGCGGGAAAAAGTATATGAAATCTTGCTGGGTAAACACGGGCCTATGGGGGCGTATGAATTACTTGATGCCCTCAAGGAAACGGAATCAAGCGCAAAACCGGCCACGGTATACCGTGCACTGGATTTTCTGCTGGAATTCGGTTTCATTCACCGGCTGGAATCGACCAATGCTTTTGTTGCCTGTCATCATTTTGGTTGTCACCATCCGGTACAGTTCCTAATTTGCGACAGTTGCGGTGATGTTGCCGAGATACAGTCAGAAGGGCTGCAGGAAACGCTGGACAGTCAGGCAAAACAGCACGGATTCAAAGTATCAAAGCAAACAATTGAAGCTCACGGCCTTTGTGCAGATTGTCAGGATGCAGAAAGTGCGGAGCTTGAGGAAAAAAATCATGAATGTTGA
- the nudC gene encoding NAD(+) diphosphatase, whose product MIKAVSDRQLQSAQAHWLIFSRDKILVPKSTTSLYLGGWSALEFIAHHQASIVELPPLSEHHAVGAPVYIIDTGAEHIEQDNWELTSLRTLLAAGTDEQFNVLARAWQYVHFLRTHRYCGQCGAKMEQVDWEMAMQCHQCKHRVYPRISPCIIVAIYRQNQILLAKGVRHKDTNMYSTIAGFVESGESLEQAVHREVEEEVGVKVKNLTYFDSQPWPFPHSLMMGYLAEYESGDIVPEEGEIVDAQWFDIDALPDIPPKLSIAGRLIEAVLNKHKGG is encoded by the coding sequence ATGATCAAAGCGGTATCTGACCGGCAGTTGCAATCTGCTCAGGCACACTGGCTGATATTCAGCCGCGATAAAATACTCGTTCCTAAATCCACTACTTCACTTTATCTGGGCGGCTGGTCTGCACTGGAGTTTATTGCTCATCATCAGGCCAGCATTGTGGAACTGCCGCCGCTTTCAGAACATCACGCTGTGGGCGCGCCTGTCTACATTATTGATACGGGGGCAGAGCACATTGAACAGGACAACTGGGAACTGACATCTCTGCGCACCTTACTGGCGGCTGGTACTGATGAGCAATTTAATGTTCTGGCCAGAGCCTGGCAGTATGTACATTTTCTGCGCACTCATCGCTATTGCGGTCAGTGCGGGGCTAAGATGGAACAGGTTGACTGGGAAATGGCGATGCAGTGCCATCAGTGCAAGCACCGTGTTTATCCCCGTATCTCGCCTTGCATTATTGTTGCTATTTACCGGCAGAATCAGATTTTGCTGGCTAAAGGGGTGAGGCATAAAGATACCAATATGTATTCTACCATTGCCGGATTTGTCGAAAGTGGTGAGAGCCTCGAGCAGGCAGTACACAGGGAAGTCGAAGAGGAAGTGGGCGTAAAGGTGAAAAATCTCACTTACTTTGACAGTCAGCCCTGGCCATTCCCCCACTCGTTAATGATGGGTTATCTGGCAGAATATGAAAGTGGTGACATTGTGCCCGAAGAAGGAGAAATCGTGGATGCGCAGTGGTTCGATATTGACGCACTGCCGGATATTCCGCCCAAATTATCTATTGCAGGACGTCTTATTGAGGCGGTACTGAATAAGCACAAAGGCGGTTAG
- the hemE gene encoding uroporphyrinogen decarboxylase, whose protein sequence is MTANSPSTARPALKNDRYLRALLKQPVDVTPVWMMRQAGRYLPEYKATRAEAGDFMSLCKNAELACEVTLQPLRRFPLDAAILFSDILTIPDAMGLGLYFEAGEGPRFKNPVTSKADVDKIGIPDPEGELQYVMNAVRTIRRELKGEVPLIGFSGSPWTLATYMVEGGSSKAFTKIKKMAFAEPAILHALLGKLADSVTSYLNAQIAAGAQSVMIFDTWGGVLSPRDYKEFSLQYMARIVEGLTRESDGRRVPVTLFTKNGGMWLEAIAATGCDAVGLDWTIDIADAKARVGEKVALQGNMDPSMLYAPPARIEEEVAGILAGFGEGSGHVFNLGHGIHLDVPPEHAGVFVDAVHRLSRQYHK, encoded by the coding sequence ATGACGGCTAACAGCCCTTCCACAGCGCGTCCGGCGCTGAAAAATGACAGATATTTACGCGCATTGCTGAAGCAACCTGTTGATGTAACGCCGGTTTGGATGATGCGACAGGCCGGTCGTTATTTGCCTGAATATAAAGCAACCCGTGCTGAAGCCGGTGACTTTATGTCGTTATGCAAAAATGCAGAACTGGCTTGTGAAGTGACTTTACAACCTCTGCGTCGCTTTCCTCTGGATGCTGCGATTTTATTTTCAGATATCCTGACGATTCCTGATGCAATGGGATTAGGTCTGTATTTCGAAGCCGGAGAAGGCCCGCGTTTTAAAAATCCGGTTACATCAAAAGCGGATGTGGACAAAATTGGTATCCCTGATCCCGAAGGGGAGCTTCAGTATGTGATGAATGCTGTGCGCACCATCCGCAGAGAATTAAAAGGTGAAGTACCGCTTATCGGTTTCTCAGGCAGTCCCTGGACGCTGGCTACTTATATGGTAGAAGGCGGATCAAGCAAGGCATTTACGAAAATTAAGAAAATGGCATTCGCAGAGCCCGCGATACTGCATGCGCTGCTGGGCAAACTTGCCGACTCTGTCACCAGTTATCTGAATGCCCAGATTGCTGCGGGCGCGCAGTCTGTGATGATTTTCGATACCTGGGGTGGTGTACTTTCGCCGCGGGATTACAAAGAATTTTCTCTACAGTATATGGCGCGTATTGTCGAAGGGCTGACCCGTGAAAGTGATGGGCGCCGGGTGCCGGTGACTCTGTTTACAAAAAACGGTGGCATGTGGCTGGAAGCAATTGCTGCGACAGGTTGTGATGCAGTTGGTCTGGACTGGACAATTGATATTGCAGATGCCAAAGCCCGCGTAGGGGAAAAAGTCGCGTTGCAGGGCAATATGGACCCGTCCATGCTGTACGCGCCACCAGCGCGTATTGAAGAGGAAGTGGCGGGCATTCTGGCCGGCTTCGGTGAAGGCTCAGGGCATGTGTTTAATTTAGGCCATGGTATCCATCTGGACGTGCCGCCTGAGCATGCCGGCGTTTTTGTTGATGCGGTTCACCGTCTGAGTCGTCAGTACCACAAATAA
- the queG gene encoding tRNA epoxyqueuosine(34) reductase QueG, whose amino-acid sequence MSALQSIDLNRLTNDIKAWGRALGFQHVGISDVDLSQHEDKLMAWLEKGYHGDMEYMAAHGTKRARPAELLPGTVRVISVRMDYLPPDASFARHLSDDQIGYVSRYALGRDYHKVLRQRLKQLGEKISAQFEDAQWRPFVDSAPVLEHAIAEKAGTGWTGKHSLTISKEAGSWFFLGELFINLPLPVDEPVEEGCGSCTACLTICPTQAIVAPYTVDARKCISYLTIENNGPIPETYRPLMGNRIYGCDDCQLVCPWNRYASITEETDFHARKQLHGQPLTTLFAWDESTFLKNTEGSPIRRIGHEKWLRNIAVAMGNASASEAIVSALEGRSGSVSEMVQEHIDWALTQQAGKQDRETVSNRQQQRLTRVIKKGLPRDA is encoded by the coding sequence ATGTCCGCGTTGCAATCAATCGATCTCAATAGATTAACAAACGATATCAAGGCTTGGGGCCGCGCGCTAGGTTTTCAGCATGTGGGTATCAGTGATGTTGATCTCAGTCAGCATGAAGATAAGTTGATGGCATGGCTGGAAAAGGGTTATCACGGTGATATGGAATATATGGCCGCGCACGGCACCAAAAGGGCCCGGCCCGCAGAGTTACTGCCCGGCACCGTGAGAGTCATCAGTGTGCGCATGGACTATCTTCCTCCGGATGCGTCTTTTGCCCGCCATCTTTCTGATGATCAGATTGGTTATGTCAGCCGGTACGCGCTTGGCCGTGACTACCACAAAGTACTGCGGCAACGTCTGAAACAACTGGGTGAAAAAATATCTGCGCAGTTTGAGGATGCGCAGTGGCGGCCTTTTGTCGACTCCGCACCGGTGCTGGAACACGCTATCGCTGAAAAAGCCGGTACCGGCTGGACAGGTAAACACTCTCTCACTATCAGTAAAGAAGCCGGCTCCTGGTTTTTTCTCGGCGAGTTGTTCATCAACTTGCCGCTGCCTGTAGACGAGCCGGTAGAAGAAGGGTGCGGCAGTTGTACTGCCTGCCTGACGATTTGCCCCACACAAGCCATCGTCGCGCCTTATACCGTTGATGCCAGAAAGTGCATTTCTTACCTCACCATTGAAAACAACGGGCCGATTCCGGAAACATATCGTCCTCTGATGGGGAACCGCATATACGGCTGTGATGACTGTCAGCTGGTGTGTCCATGGAACCGCTATGCTTCAATTACAGAAGAAACAGACTTCCACGCCCGCAAGCAATTGCACGGTCAGCCACTGACCACCCTGTTTGCCTGGGATGAATCTACGTTCCTGAAGAATACTGAAGGCTCACCTATACGGCGGATAGGGCATGAAAAATGGTTACGTAATATTGCCGTTGCCATGGGCAACGCATCGGCCAGTGAAGCCATTGTGTCGGCTCTTGAAGGTCGTTCGGGAAGTGTGTCAGAGATGGTTCAGGAACACATTGACTGGGCGCTGACACAACAGGCAGGGAAGCAAGACAGGGAAACAGTCAGCAACCGGCAACAGCAGCGTCTCACCCGGGTAATAAAAAAAGGGCTGCCGCGTGATGCGTAG
- a CDS encoding NAD(P)H-hydrate dehydratase, with the protein MLDTKLATSLSHKLFRAEQVREHEQAAAEQSGCDLATLMERAGASVFRQCQSLLPNTHVYLVMVGQGNNAGDGYIAALKAKEAGKQVHVCAVEPHRILEGDAGRAQKRWLDAGGKIEVFDKGLLDKAGLVVDAMLGTGITSYIRNEFADIIDAINAHTIPVVSIDVPSGLDANTGQSLGRCIEADVTVTFVGIKPGLSTGAGKQSCGKLVYDDLGIGKAFSELARSSASLLDIEQFRGMGPRAVHSHKGTYGRLLCVGGNKGTAGAIRLSSEAALRSGAGMVRVYTHEASTIQVSAGRPELMVTDENLEDALSWATCVVIGPGLGQDDWAETVFQTVMKHCQTHPKPMVLDADALNLLSRQATAYTINDCILTPHAGEAARLLGVSVDDVEAERFNYARQCAQRYHATCVLKGAGTIIDNERSTWVSKHGNPGMATAGSGDVLSGILGALLAQGLSRDIAAKYGVTVHAKAGDDLADLYGQRGMIASDLFDAVRVLINQ; encoded by the coding sequence ATGCTGGATACTAAACTCGCGACAAGCTTATCACATAAACTCTTTCGCGCCGAACAGGTAAGAGAACACGAACAGGCCGCAGCGGAGCAATCCGGCTGCGATCTGGCCACCCTGATGGAGCGTGCAGGTGCTTCTGTATTCCGTCAATGTCAGAGCCTGCTGCCAAACACTCACGTTTATCTTGTGATGGTAGGGCAGGGCAACAATGCCGGCGACGGTTATATCGCTGCACTGAAAGCAAAAGAAGCAGGCAAGCAGGTGCATGTGTGCGCCGTCGAACCTCACCGCATTCTTGAAGGCGATGCTGGTCGGGCACAGAAGCGCTGGCTTGATGCCGGCGGCAAAATTGAAGTCTTCGATAAAGGCTTGCTGGATAAAGCGGGACTGGTTGTCGACGCAATGCTGGGTACCGGAATCACCAGTTATATCCGCAATGAATTTGCTGACATTATTGATGCCATCAACGCTCATACTATTCCTGTGGTCAGTATCGATGTGCCCTCCGGTCTGGATGCCAATACCGGTCAGTCATTAGGCCGATGTATTGAAGCTGATGTCACCGTCACATTCGTGGGTATCAAACCAGGCTTGTCTACCGGTGCCGGTAAGCAGTCCTGCGGTAAGTTAGTTTACGATGACCTCGGAATCGGTAAAGCCTTCTCTGAACTCGCCCGTTCGTCAGCCAGCTTACTGGATATCGAACAGTTCCGCGGTATGGGGCCACGTGCGGTACACAGTCACAAAGGTACATACGGCCGGTTATTGTGCGTTGGCGGCAATAAAGGCACTGCCGGGGCAATCCGTCTGTCCAGTGAAGCTGCGTTGCGCAGCGGTGCCGGTATGGTGCGGGTTTATACCCATGAAGCGTCAACCATTCAGGTCAGCGCCGGCCGTCCGGAGCTGATGGTGACAGATGAAAACCTGGAAGATGCATTGAGCTGGGCGACCTGCGTGGTGATCGGACCCGGTCTGGGGCAGGATGACTGGGCAGAAACCGTATTTCAAACGGTGATGAAGCACTGTCAGACTCATCCGAAGCCCATGGTGCTGGATGCCGATGCGTTGAATTTGCTCAGCCGTCAGGCCACTGCGTATACCATTAATGACTGTATTTTAACGCCACATGCCGGAGAAGCGGCGCGCCTGCTGGGTGTGTCTGTGGATGATGTGGAAGCCGAACGTTTTAACTATGCCAGACAATGCGCCCAGCGTTATCATGCCACCTGTGTGTTGAAAGGCGCGGGAACCATTATTGATAACGAGCGGTCTACCTGGGTAAGTAAACACGGTAATCCGGGTATGGCAACGGCGGGTAGCGGTGATGTGCTCAGTGGTATTCTGGGAGCGCTGCTTGCGCAGGGGCTGTCACGGGATATCGCTGCAAAATATGGCGTCACTGTGCATGCTAAAGCCGGTGATGATCTGGCTGACTTGTACGGCCAACGTGGTATGATTGCCAGCGATTTATTTGACGCCGTCAGGGTGCTCATCAACCAGTAG
- the tsaE gene encoding tRNA (adenosine(37)-N6)-threonylcarbamoyltransferase complex ATPase subunit type 1 TsaE produces the protein MSYAEHVFRSDSPEATQKISEQLASSVKSRLPAGLVIYLEGDLGAGKTTFSRFFIQTLGHAGHVKSPTYTLVEPYELDEVSVYHFDLYRLADPEELEFMGIRDYFGEKNVCLIEWPQKGAEFLASADLVISINSHDDVRTLHIAAKSAAGDAVVCALSAP, from the coding sequence ATGTCGTACGCAGAACATGTTTTCCGGTCAGATTCACCGGAAGCCACACAAAAAATTTCAGAGCAATTAGCCAGCTCTGTTAAGAGCAGGCTGCCAGCAGGCCTGGTGATTTATCTGGAAGGCGACCTGGGCGCCGGCAAAACGACATTTTCCCGCTTTTTCATTCAAACACTCGGACACGCGGGGCACGTAAAAAGCCCCACGTATACCCTGGTGGAACCATACGAACTGGACGAAGTATCTGTTTATCACTTTGATCTGTACCGTCTGGCGGATCCTGAAGAACTGGAATTCATGGGGATCCGTGATTACTTCGGCGAAAAGAATGTTTGTCTGATTGAATGGCCGCAAAAGGGGGCCGAATTCTTGGCATCTGCGGATTTAGTGATTAGTATTAACTCACATGATGATGTGCGGACATTGCACATTGCCGCGAAATCAGCGGCCGGTGATGCTGTTGTTTGTGCACTGAGTGCCCCATAA
- a CDS encoding N-acetylmuramoyl-L-alanine amidase: MLRIIVYTICLWSLACAAWAQNQISGVRAAPSGDRTRVVLDLKTAPEFTYFSLDNPARLVIDLADTDNGSDLSQADITGDLVKRVRHSTPKNSQSARIVIEMARKAKPSIFPVEPDGPYGHRLVVDLIDPNPGPAAPLASTSVVLDTKNNSRDRDIIVAIDAGHGGNDPGSIGRAGTYEKHITLSIAKYLEKLVNAESGMRAVMTREGDYYVGLNRRPEIARKSKADLLISIHADAFTTAGPRGGSVWVLSMRRADTELGRWLERTEQHSELLGGAAEVISDNASERYLAETILGLSMDHSMSASYDLSQKVIKELRGVTRMHKSSPQAASLAVLTAPDIPSILVETGFISNPQEEKNLNWSEYRERLATSMFEAIKTYFRQVPPDGTLWASQKSRNLIHKVRSGESLSLLAQRYNVKISTIKAANNLSGDTVQIGQELTIPRT; encoded by the coding sequence ATGTTGCGCATAATCGTTTACACAATCTGTTTGTGGTCACTGGCATGCGCTGCCTGGGCACAAAACCAGATTAGCGGAGTCAGGGCTGCACCTTCCGGTGACAGGACGCGCGTTGTGCTTGATCTTAAAACGGCGCCTGAATTTACCTATTTTTCTTTAGACAACCCTGCCAGGCTGGTTATTGATCTTGCGGATACCGATAACGGCAGTGACCTGTCACAGGCTGATATCACCGGTGACCTGGTGAAGCGGGTGCGCCACTCAACACCAAAGAACAGTCAGTCAGCCCGCATCGTTATCGAAATGGCGAGAAAGGCAAAGCCTTCCATTTTTCCTGTTGAGCCTGATGGTCCCTACGGACACCGCCTGGTGGTTGATTTAATTGATCCGAACCCCGGCCCCGCTGCGCCGCTGGCGTCTACTTCCGTCGTGCTGGATACGAAAAACAACAGTCGCGACCGCGATATTATTGTTGCCATTGATGCGGGTCACGGCGGTAATGACCCCGGTTCTATCGGCCGTGCCGGTACTTACGAAAAACACATTACCCTGAGTATTGCCAAATACCTTGAAAAACTGGTTAATGCGGAATCCGGCATGCGTGCAGTAATGACACGGGAAGGCGATTATTACGTCGGGCTGAACCGCCGGCCTGAAATCGCCCGCAAAAGTAAAGCTGACTTACTGATTTCAATACACGCTGATGCCTTTACCACAGCCGGTCCGAGAGGCGGATCGGTGTGGGTATTGTCAATGCGCCGTGCTGATACTGAACTGGGTCGCTGGCTGGAAAGAACCGAACAGCATTCTGAATTACTGGGCGGCGCAGCAGAAGTAATTTCTGATAACGCCAGCGAGCGTTATCTGGCAGAAACCATTCTCGGTCTGTCCATGGATCATTCTATGTCAGCCAGCTACGACCTCAGTCAGAAAGTGATAAAAGAGTTGCGTGGCGTAACACGTATGCACAAGTCTTCTCCGCAGGCGGCCAGTCTCGCCGTTCTGACAGCGCCGGATATTCCGTCAATCCTGGTAGAAACCGGTTTTATCAGTAATCCGCAGGAAGAAAAGAACCTGAACTGGAGTGAATACCGCGAGCGGCTGGCCACCTCAATGTTTGAGGCAATCAAGACGTATTTTCGTCAGGTCCCGCCGGACGGTACTTTATGGGCTTCACAAAAATCCCGTAATTTAATTCACAAGGTTCGCAGTGGTGAGTCATTGTCCTTGCTGGCGCAACGTTACAATGTCAAAATCAGTACCATTAAAGCGGCAAATAACCTTAGCGGCGACACCGTACAGATTGGTCAGGAACTGACCATCCCGAGAACCTGA